A genomic stretch from Clostridiales bacterium includes:
- a CDS encoding D-alanyl-D-alanine carboxypeptidase family protein, with product MVKAADTSDIINLDARGAILIDQRSGKVLYQKNENERLYPASTTKILTALVALENGDLDDTVTVGKEVLMVPWDSSKAYLKVGEQITLRELLMGLMLPSGNDAADTIAVYIGRKAAGDMSLDETKAMDKFVELMNKRAKEAGATGSHFVNPHGYHDENHYVTPHDLALIAREAMKNEYFRKVVSTCKYNVEGENVVDNGQVQESVDHTWINSNELINKSGKDYYEYATGIKTGYTTPAGQCVVSSASKDGMDLIAVIMDSSSQGRWADSKRLLEYGFQSFESYKGADKDEAISTLKVDNHSSSSPESLVAVSGENFIDILRKEEAEKIEKSIVWNKDLIFSLDGERDKIKLLSSVKAGDVIGKEIFTLDGSVLKEINLKAKEGVKKQGIMSNSIVSFFAGVICGAVGILIMLRRIAKKRRRLSRYGYRDFNL from the coding sequence ATGGTAAAAGCTGCTGATACATCGGATATAATCAATTTGGATGCAAGGGGAGCCATACTCATCGATCAGCGAAGTGGCAAGGTGTTATATCAAAAAAACGAAAACGAAAGGCTGTATCCGGCAAGTACCACTAAAATATTAACTGCTCTGGTTGCCCTTGAAAATGGCGACTTGGATGATACTGTAACAGTCGGCAAAGAGGTGCTTATGGTACCATGGGATTCAAGCAAGGCTTACCTCAAAGTAGGTGAGCAGATTACATTAAGAGAACTTCTGATGGGGCTTATGCTTCCCTCGGGCAATGACGCGGCCGATACTATTGCTGTATATATAGGCCGCAAGGCGGCCGGTGATATGTCACTTGACGAGACTAAAGCTATGGACAAGTTTGTTGAGCTTATGAATAAGAGGGCAAAGGAGGCCGGAGCTACCGGTTCACATTTTGTAAATCCCCATGGTTACCATGACGAGAATCATTATGTTACTCCCCACGATCTTGCTCTCATTGCAAGAGAAGCCATGAAAAATGAATACTTCAGGAAAGTAGTAAGTACCTGTAAATATAATGTGGAAGGGGAAAATGTCGTTGACAACGGTCAGGTGCAGGAAAGCGTAGATCACACATGGATAAATAGCAACGAGCTTATAAACAAATCCGGCAAGGATTATTATGAATATGCTACAGGGATTAAAACCGGATATACTACCCCTGCCGGACAATGCGTCGTGTCTTCCGCTTCAAAGGATGGCATGGATCTTATCGCGGTAATTATGGATTCATCCAGCCAGGGGCGATGGGCAGATTCGAAAAGACTTTTAGAATACGGATTCCAGAGTTTTGAAAGTTATAAAGGGGCCGATAAAGATGAGGCTATATCAACATTAAAGGTGGACAATCATTCATCGAGTAGTCCCGAAAGTTTGGTTGCGGTATCCGGCGAGAATTTTATAGATATATTAAGGAAAGAAGAAGCAGAAAAAATTGAAAAGAGTATAGTCTGGAATAAAGATCTCATATTCTCTCTGGATGGGGAAAGAGATAAGATAAAGCTTTTATCTTCTGTAAAGGCCGGAGATGTTATAGGAAAAGAGATATTCACATTAGATGGCAGCGTGCTTAAAGAGATAAATCTTAAGGCAAAGGAAGGTGTGAAAAAACAGGGTATCATGAGTAACAGTATTGTCAGCTTTTTTGCAGGAGTCATATGCGGGGCTGTGGGCATTTTGATAATGCTGAGGAGGATTGCAAAGAAGAGAAGAAGGCTAAGCAGATACGGATACAGAGATTTTAATCTTTAG
- a CDS encoding extracellular solute-binding protein produces the protein MKKYWKVLIAMLVSIAILSTLFAGCNKADKQTSQKSDNGKKITLKILKSKAAHEVPHEQMDVFKKLEEDTNIHVQWDNPPDENFNERYNLVMASGELPDVIIGMPSGDVLKYAQMGVIIPLSDQIDKNAPNLKSWMEKRPEIKKAITFTDEKVYYFPMFDETPAGNNPLVVREDWLKKFNMKSPVTTEDWYNYWKAVKEKDPNENGKADEIPFSGNGIGVARSLVTGWDVLDGFYSEPDDGEKIHYGPIENKYKEAITWIAKLYKEGLIDKEIATNDEKAFQGKVGQNLVGSFRGALGGTIMAFNATMPKQIPGFKVMGTAPIKGPNGHQVHASLDQSPRTVIGAVITKADKNVDETVKWIDYFYSREGSVLINMGIEGKDYTNKNGTLTFTDYVLKNPDGLSPKQACGTFSIGQSIGPYVLIKEQPEALDDAAVKETKKKFIIPYMDISKKYVLPNLSFEAADDETRRAVMADVQTYVDETIIKFILGQEPIGNWDKYVEKVKGMKIDNVIKIYQKAFDSYNSR, from the coding sequence ATGAAGAAATACTGGAAGGTATTAATTGCGATGTTAGTATCGATTGCGATCCTGAGCACTTTATTTGCAGGGTGCAATAAGGCTGACAAGCAAACAAGCCAAAAAAGTGATAATGGGAAGAAAATAACTCTAAAGATCCTTAAGTCAAAAGCTGCTCACGAGGTACCCCATGAACAGATGGATGTATTTAAAAAGTTGGAAGAGGATACTAATATTCATGTTCAGTGGGATAATCCACCCGATGAAAATTTTAACGAAAGATATAATCTGGTCATGGCTTCGGGAGAATTGCCGGATGTAATTATTGGCATGCCGTCCGGTGATGTGTTAAAATATGCTCAGATGGGCGTTATAATTCCATTGAGCGATCAAATCGACAAAAATGCTCCTAATTTAAAAAGCTGGATGGAGAAAAGGCCGGAAATAAAGAAAGCGATAACTTTTACTGACGAAAAAGTATATTATTTTCCTATGTTTGATGAAACCCCTGCAGGAAACAATCCGCTTGTGGTACGAGAGGACTGGCTAAAGAAGTTCAATATGAAATCCCCTGTAACCACGGAAGATTGGTATAATTACTGGAAAGCGGTCAAGGAAAAAGATCCAAATGAGAATGGCAAAGCAGACGAGATACCATTTAGCGGCAATGGCATAGGTGTCGCCCGTTCATTGGTTACCGGCTGGGACGTATTGGATGGTTTTTATAGCGAGCCGGACGATGGTGAAAAGATTCACTATGGCCCTATCGAAAATAAATATAAAGAGGCTATTACCTGGATAGCAAAGTTATATAAAGAAGGCTTAATCGACAAGGAAATAGCCACCAATGATGAGAAGGCATTTCAAGGAAAGGTTGGTCAAAATCTGGTAGGTTCATTCAGAGGTGCACTTGGTGGAACCATTATGGCATTCAATGCAACCATGCCTAAGCAGATACCGGGGTTCAAGGTAATGGGGACAGCCCCCATAAAAGGCCCTAACGGCCATCAGGTTCATGCCAGCTTGGATCAGTCTCCACGTACAGTTATTGGTGCGGTTATAACAAAAGCGGACAAGAATGTTGATGAAACTGTAAAGTGGATAGATTACTTTTACAGCAGGGAAGGTTCAGTTTTGATAAACATGGGAATAGAAGGGAAAGATTATACAAATAAAAATGGGACTTTAACATTTACAGACTATGTTCTAAAGAATCCCGATGGATTATCGCCAAAGCAAGCATGCGGTACGTTCAGCATCGGACAAAGTATCGGTCCCTATGTTCTTATAAAGGAACAGCCTGAAGCTTTGGATGACGCTGCCGTTAAGGAAACGAAGAAGAAATTCATCATTCCATATATGGACATATCTAAAAAATATGTGTTGCCTAACCTTTCCTTTGAGGCTGCGGATGACGAAACCAGGAGAGCGGTAATGGCCGATGTTCAAACCTATGTGGATGAAACGATCATTAAATTCATCCTCGGCCAGGAACCGATAGGGAATTGGGATAAATATGTTGAAAAGGTAAAAGGAATGAAAATTGATAATGTAATAAAAATTTATCAAAAAGCTTTTGATAGTTATAATAGCAGATAA
- a CDS encoding ABC transporter permease subunit — translation MVQKNMAVGKSLITPVPKDNKLKKIKKGLYKSRYLYIMIAPVVAYYIIFHYVPMYGAQIAFKDFNPFEGIWKSPWVGFKYFIQFFKSVYFWRLIRNTLGINIYGIIVDFPMPIILALMINEVRNRVFKKSVQTIVYLPHFISTVVLVGMLVSFLSPRSGFINGIIKDFGGQPIHFLSEPGWFKSIYVWSGVWQNAGWGSIIYLAALTGIDPSLYEAAIIDGSSRWQRLIYITIPSLIPTIIIMLILRMGGLLNVGFEKIMLMYNPVTYETADVISTYVYRRGILGAEYSFSTAVGLFNSVVNFIILVSFNALSRKISETSLW, via the coding sequence ATGGTTCAAAAAAATATGGCTGTGGGTAAAAGCCTGATTACACCAGTTCCAAAAGATAATAAACTGAAGAAGATAAAAAAGGGCCTGTACAAGAGCAGGTATCTGTATATTATGATAGCGCCTGTGGTTGCCTATTATATTATTTTTCATTACGTTCCCATGTATGGAGCCCAGATTGCATTTAAAGACTTTAATCCATTTGAAGGCATATGGAAAAGCCCATGGGTTGGATTCAAATATTTTATTCAATTCTTTAAGTCAGTATATTTCTGGCGTCTGATAAGAAATACCCTGGGCATCAATATTTATGGAATTATAGTGGACTTCCCGATGCCTATCATACTTGCTCTTATGATCAATGAAGTGCGCAACAGGGTTTTCAAAAAAAGTGTTCAAACTATCGTATATCTGCCGCATTTTATATCCACAGTTGTTTTGGTAGGTATGCTGGTGAGCTTTTTATCGCCGAGAAGCGGGTTTATAAATGGGATAATAAAGGATTTTGGGGGACAGCCAATACATTTTTTGTCCGAGCCGGGCTGGTTTAAGAGCATTTATGTATGGTCAGGTGTCTGGCAGAATGCCGGATGGGGATCAATTATTTATTTGGCGGCCCTGACGGGAATCGATCCATCTTTATACGAAGCGGCAATAATTGATGGCTCCAGCCGCTGGCAGAGGCTTATCTATATAACCATACCGTCCTTGATACCTACCATAATAATTATGCTTATCCTGAGGATGGGCGGGCTTCTTAATGTAGGTTTTGAAAAAATAATGCTGATGTATAATCCCGTCACTTATGAAACTGCTGATGTTATATCCACTTATGTATACAGGCGGGGTATTTTGGGAGCAGAATATAGCTTTTCTACTGCAGTAGGTTTGTTCAATTCGGTAGTCAACTTTATTATACTGGTAAGCTTCAATGCTCTCAGCCGCAAGATAAGCGAAACAAGTCTCTGGTAA
- a CDS encoding glycosyl hydrolase family 28-related protein — MESVNVRDFGALGDGIKDDKAAIQAALDSGCPAIYIPDGTYRICGTLKIGSHSHIFAGPSARLVVSSSFPKRRGDFLISNSDPGNGNIDISIKGGIWDGNFDGKNNTKDKDLFNPNASSGATMNFVNVKGLVLQDLTVANSVTYYIRMCRLDDFRISGIGFSAKRLAFNQDGLHFAGGCRNGVVENIKAITYGETNDDMIALNADDSVERIENLDLICDCIENISFKNIYADNCYTAIRMLSIHNSIRNIIFEDIYAGCRTYAINMDAARYCRTPLFDEKEFQEGVGCIDNVNIKNLKIYSTNPKSHEPLICGETLADHFSIENMERLYDKDANPDLPTAKIKNVSGTTVDYKTGDKLKSIFLNKHNDCIIINDEITGLYINRKK, encoded by the coding sequence ATGGAGAGCGTAAATGTCAGGGATTTTGGGGCCTTGGGAGATGGAATAAAGGATGATAAAGCTGCGATTCAGGCTGCACTCGATAGTGGTTGCCCGGCCATCTATATACCGGACGGCACATATCGTATCTGCGGCACCTTGAAGATAGGTTCACACAGCCATATTTTCGCCGGACCTTCCGCAAGGTTGGTCGTTTCTTCTTCTTTTCCTAAAAGGCGCGGTGATTTTCTTATAAGCAACAGTGATCCGGGAAATGGCAATATAGATATTTCGATCAAGGGCGGGATTTGGGACGGCAATTTTGATGGCAAAAACAATACGAAAGATAAGGATTTATTCAATCCAAATGCGAGTTCGGGAGCCACAATGAACTTCGTGAATGTCAAGGGTTTGGTTTTACAGGATTTAACGGTGGCAAATTCGGTAACATACTATATCAGGATGTGCAGGCTTGACGATTTCAGAATAAGCGGGATCGGTTTTTCTGCAAAAAGGCTGGCATTTAACCAGGACGGGTTGCATTTTGCCGGAGGCTGTAGAAACGGCGTTGTGGAGAATATCAAGGCGATTACTTATGGAGAAACAAATGACGACATGATTGCTCTTAACGCGGACGATTCCGTAGAGAGGATTGAGAATCTTGATCTTATCTGCGATTGCATAGAGAATATATCATTCAAAAATATTTATGCCGATAATTGTTATACTGCCATACGGATGTTAAGTATACATAATTCAATCCGAAATATTATATTTGAAGACATATATGCCGGATGCCGCACATATGCAATAAATATGGATGCTGCGAGGTATTGCCGTACGCCGTTATTTGATGAAAAGGAATTTCAGGAGGGTGTGGGCTGCATCGATAATGTCAATATAAAAAATTTAAAGATATACTCAACGAATCCCAAAAGTCATGAACCCCTAATCTGCGGCGAAACTCTGGCGGATCATTTTTCAATCGAAAATATGGAACGGCTTTATGATAAAGATGCAAATCCGGATTTACCGACTGCCAAGATAAAAAATGTTTCGGGTACGACTGTCGATTATAAAACGGGTGACAAGCTAAAGAGCATATTCCTTAATAAACATAACGATTGTATTATTATAAACGACGAGATTACAGGTCTCTACATAAATCGTAAAAAATGA
- a CDS encoding carbohydrate ABC transporter permease, whose amino-acid sequence MSRIRSDKEDIVFEIITVFFLTIITIAVLYPIILVVSSSFSSPLAVISNQVKLLPVGFTLKMYQMVFKHPEIWGSYLNTVIYTLLGTTINILFTALGAYPLSRKDMFGRNIFTGLFVFTMFFGGGMIPSFLLIKNLGLYDKIWALVLPGAVSTWNLIIMRTFFQNSIPLELQESAFIDGASDITVFFKIIIPLSTPIMAVMVLFYGVGHWNDWFSALLYISKRAKYPLQIILREILIQSSTQDMSGGSLSDQEMIGEGIKYATMVVATLPILCLYPFLQRYFVKGVMVGAIKG is encoded by the coding sequence ATGTCAAGGATACGATCTGATAAGGAAGATATTGTTTTTGAAATAATAACAGTTTTTTTCCTAACTATAATTACAATAGCTGTATTATATCCCATAATTTTAGTCGTGAGTTCGTCTTTTAGCAGTCCTCTTGCAGTTATATCAAATCAGGTAAAGTTATTGCCTGTCGGATTTACTCTTAAAATGTACCAGATGGTATTTAAACATCCCGAAATATGGGGAAGTTACTTAAATACAGTTATTTATACTCTCTTAGGTACAACGATCAATATTTTATTCACTGCTTTAGGCGCTTATCCCCTATCAAGAAAAGATATGTTTGGAAGGAACATATTTACGGGGTTATTCGTGTTCACCATGTTTTTTGGCGGTGGAATGATTCCTTCATTCCTTTTGATCAAGAATTTAGGTCTTTATGATAAAATATGGGCTTTAGTCCTGCCGGGAGCCGTAAGCACCTGGAATCTGATTATCATGAGAACATTTTTTCAAAACTCCATACCGTTGGAGCTTCAGGAATCTGCATTTATTGACGGTGCCAGCGATATAACCGTATTTTTCAAGATAATTATTCCGCTGTCCACCCCGATAATGGCCGTTATGGTGCTGTTCTATGGTGTGGGACACTGGAATGATTGGTTTTCAGCGTTGCTTTACATCTCAAAGAGGGCAAAATATCCTCTGCAGATCATATTGAGGGAAATACTGATACAGAGTTCAACTCAGGATATGTCGGGAGGATCCCTAAGCGATCAGGAAATGATCGGCGAAGGAATAAAATATGCGACCATGGTGGTTGCCACATTGCCCATATTATGCCTATATCCATTCCTGCAAAGGTACTTTGTAAAAGGCGTCATGGTGGGAGCTATTAAAGGGTAA
- a CDS encoding trehalase family glycosidase, producing MDSYNLEKLKHSHDLRLSSWGPYTKKYMGISHIPDERAGLRFDLSVFPGLYRRKVDVPNVMWESGYYPWEASPDLSYFSHRHELEWKDKVYCDISFSAMDENRRLIRCECVNSTEQEQCLVLHYMASMNFPTVKPYDPKVLRPCIVELPEGSQWIDALDYEDLKFATERPTDNLGTDGFWRGEVRDTGFTNGRGLGSGFGEEMDDKVYYRFNIENSISDGILIIRYRFKGSKSACFKVDGIIDGNIEFLHTDDFGLKTIKVGRISKGWHILNLTSLENSSIELDGFSIVPSDKVKDVKFSAKEWNYCPDIIPGPCENSIILKYKDVDNYYGIVWSHDNYEIREFYCDELDRYLRFNTHNHTAKKFKLNDQGHYTNIFMRPIEVGKNSERIIYGMVCYGSRIKVEEYINNYLEKKSGLESIFNTEKSKAVKYDVIKNGEKYVFSQKRMAATTLTNVVYPVYTCKSYIKHNTPGRWWDCLYTWDSGFIGLGLMELDINRAIDCLNAYLTEPGDDQAAFMHHGSPVPVQIYLFLELWNRTQSMDLLEYFYPRLRQYHRFLSGRLGSSTTRQLKSNLIKTWDYFYNSGGWDDYPPQVYVHKNRLEKYVAPVSNTAHCIRTAKILKMAAYALEKVEDIKEYEEDEKLFSEAIQKYCYDEDTGYFGYVVHDDEGNPKGILRHSSGKNYNMGLDGAYPLVAGICTRKQEERLLGHLSSKNELFSRIGISAVDQSAPYYRIDGYWNGTVWMPHQWFFWKTMLDIGQGGLAYDIAKTGLELWKNEVDYSYNCFEHFIIQTGRGAGWHHFGGLSTPVMSWFNAYFKPGRLTCGFDIWIISKTFSEKNSRMDSVLRYFGEPGRKVNVIAAMNPKYEYKVIWDEMEAPCKVLYPGILQVDLTFKSMEGRLTICKA from the coding sequence ATGGATAGTTATAATCTTGAGAAACTGAAACATTCCCATGACCTTCGCTTATCCAGCTGGGGCCCATATACAAAAAAGTATATGGGAATATCTCATATACCTGATGAGAGAGCGGGGCTAAGGTTTGACCTTAGCGTTTTCCCAGGGTTGTACAGAAGGAAGGTCGATGTTCCAAATGTAATGTGGGAATCAGGCTATTATCCATGGGAAGCTTCACCGGATTTAAGCTATTTTTCCCATCGCCATGAACTGGAGTGGAAGGACAAGGTTTACTGTGATATTTCCTTTTCTGCCATGGATGAAAACCGCAGGCTGATTCGATGTGAATGCGTCAACTCTACAGAGCAGGAGCAGTGCTTGGTTCTTCATTATATGGCATCTATGAACTTTCCCACGGTTAAGCCTTACGATCCCAAGGTACTTAGGCCCTGTATCGTAGAACTTCCCGAAGGATCGCAGTGGATTGATGCTCTGGATTATGAGGATTTAAAGTTTGCGACAGAGCGTCCTACAGATAATTTAGGAACTGATGGTTTTTGGAGGGGGGAAGTAAGGGACACCGGTTTTACTAATGGAAGAGGTTTAGGGTCAGGCTTTGGAGAAGAAATGGACGACAAGGTTTACTATAGATTTAATATAGAAAACTCAATATCCGATGGAATTCTAATAATAAGGTATCGTTTTAAGGGCAGCAAGAGCGCCTGTTTTAAGGTTGACGGCATTATCGATGGAAATATTGAGTTTTTACATACGGATGACTTTGGGTTAAAGACTATTAAAGTTGGCCGGATATCTAAGGGTTGGCATATTTTGAACCTTACATCTTTGGAAAACTCTTCAATAGAACTTGATGGCTTTAGTATAGTCCCATCCGATAAGGTTAAGGACGTAAAGTTTTCTGCTAAGGAGTGGAACTATTGTCCCGATATTATTCCCGGACCTTGCGAAAATAGCATTATATTAAAATATAAGGATGTAGACAACTATTATGGAATCGTATGGAGTCATGATAATTACGAAATAAGGGAGTTTTACTGCGATGAACTGGATAGATATCTTAGATTTAATACGCACAATCATACTGCGAAGAAGTTTAAGCTTAATGATCAAGGACATTATACAAATATATTTATGAGACCTATCGAGGTAGGAAAAAACTCTGAAAGAATTATATATGGAATGGTATGTTACGGCTCCAGGATCAAGGTCGAAGAATATATAAATAATTATCTGGAAAAGAAGTCGGGTTTGGAGAGCATATTTAACACGGAAAAGTCAAAAGCGGTAAAATATGATGTTATTAAAAACGGTGAAAAGTATGTATTCAGTCAAAAGCGCATGGCGGCTACTACTTTGACCAATGTAGTCTATCCCGTCTATACATGCAAATCCTATATAAAACATAATACTCCTGGAAGATGGTGGGATTGCCTTTATACATGGGATTCGGGTTTTATAGGGCTTGGGCTTATGGAACTCGACATAAACAGGGCCATAGATTGCTTAAATGCTTATTTGACAGAACCGGGTGATGATCAGGCGGCCTTTATGCATCATGGAAGTCCTGTTCCGGTACAGATTTATCTGTTTCTTGAACTTTGGAACAGAACTCAATCCATGGATTTGCTCGAATATTTCTATCCCAGGCTTAGACAGTACCATAGGTTTTTGAGCGGAAGACTTGGAAGCTCGACTACAAGGCAATTAAAGTCCAATCTTATCAAGACATGGGATTATTTCTATAACTCAGGTGGATGGGACGATTATCCGCCACAGGTATATGTGCACAAAAACAGGCTTGAGAAGTATGTAGCGCCAGTTTCCAATACCGCCCACTGCATACGCACTGCCAAGATCCTTAAGATGGCCGCATATGCTTTGGAAAAAGTTGAAGATATAAAAGAATACGAAGAAGATGAGAAATTATTTAGTGAAGCTATACAGAAATACTGCTATGATGAGGATACGGGATACTTTGGTTATGTCGTTCATGACGACGAAGGCAATCCGAAAGGTATCCTAAGGCATAGCAGCGGCAAAAATTACAATATGGGATTGGATGGCGCTTATCCGTTGGTCGCAGGAATATGTACAAGGAAACAGGAGGAAAGATTATTAGGGCATTTAAGTTCAAAAAATGAACTGTTTTCAAGAATTGGAATATCGGCTGTCGATCAGTCCGCCCCTTATTATAGAATAGATGGTTACTGGAACGGGACTGTATGGATGCCGCATCAATGGTTCTTCTGGAAGACAATGCTGGACATTGGGCAAGGAGGACTTGCATATGATATTGCAAAGACAGGGCTGGAACTATGGAAAAATGAGGTGGACTATTCATATAATTGTTTTGAACATTTTATAATACAAACGGGAAGGGGAGCAGGCTGGCATCATTTTGGAGGACTTTCGACACCTGTCATGAGCTGGTTTAATGCATATTTTAAACCAGGTCGTTTAACCTGCGGATTTGATATATGGATAATCTCGAAGACGTTTTCAGAAAAGAACAGCAGAATGGATAGTGTGCTTAGATATTTCGGCGAGCCTGGAAGAAAGGTAAATGTGATTGCCGCCATGAATCCCAAATATGAGTATAAAGTCATATGGGATGAGATGGAAGCTCCATGCAAGGTATTGTACCCTGGGATACTGCAGGTGGATTTAACTTTCAAGTCTATGGAAGGGCGACTTACTATCTGCAAAGCATAA
- a CDS encoding ADP-ribose-binding protein → MFISHLDKITIVKGDITEENVDAIVNAANSGLMGGGGVDGAIHLAGGRQILEECRAIIKKIGRLKTGEAVITSGGKLKARYVIHTVGPVWHGGGNNEKSLLSNSYRNSLRIASENGVKTIAFSCISTGVYGFPKELAAQIAYDTVKESLKEYTSIEEVRFVCFDDYNYKLYLNLLDNDAENGI, encoded by the coding sequence ATGTTCATATCGCATTTAGATAAGATTACCATAGTGAAGGGCGATATTACAGAGGAAAACGTCGATGCTATTGTCAACGCGGCAAACAGCGGCCTTATGGGTGGCGGCGGAGTAGATGGCGCCATACATTTGGCAGGCGGAAGGCAGATACTTGAGGAATGCAGGGCTATTATAAAAAAAATAGGCAGATTAAAAACAGGTGAAGCTGTTATCACATCAGGCGGAAAGCTAAAGGCAAGGTATGTCATTCACACAGTAGGTCCTGTATGGCATGGAGGAGGAAACAACGAAAAATCTCTTTTGTCCAATTCATACAGAAACAGCTTAAGGATAGCTTCGGAAAACGGAGTGAAAACTATAGCTTTCTCGTGCATCAGTACGGGGGTATATGGGTTCCCGAAGGAATTGGCGGCACAAATTGCGTATGACACGGTTAAAGAGAGCCTCAAGGAATATACCTCGATAGAGGAAGTCAGGTTTGTATGCTTTGATGATTATAATTACAAATTGTATTTGAATTTGCTTGATAATGATGCAGAAAATGGAATATAG